The Setaria italica strain Yugu1 chromosome VIII, Setaria_italica_v2.0, whole genome shotgun sequence genome includes the window TATCTTTATATCTATCTATATTCATACAGATACAGGAGTGGAGCCTTTATCGTCTAGCCTGTGTCGCCGTCGCCTCTTCTCGCGGCTCCCTGCGCCCATCGGCGCCCTCGCTGTGCCCCTATCGTCTCCGCCCTCGACTCCAAGCGTTGGCCGACCGGGCACCTGTGCCCCTGTCGTCTCCGCGCTGGCCGACCGTGTGTGTATGGGGTCCTGCCTCACCGTCGTCGTCCTGATACTGGCTGCCTTGCTGCGGGCTCACATGAGAACATTGTGGAGCCACAAGGAGCCACTTCTTTTTACTGCCGCTCCATCAAGCGGCTCCTCTCAGCGTATTTTCCGAAGCTTCCCGGTCGGAGCCCTTTCCTGCTTTCCCGTTTGGTAGGACTCAGCAGAAGCCGCTAAAGGATCCCGAGCTGGAGCGCTCCAAAAGAGACCCTAAATGAAGTACAGGTGCGGTGTCGCGTGAGTTGGATACACAGTGTCATACTTATTCGCATCTTACAAGATGTCGAGCCTTTGCCATTGAGATATGAAAGCATTAATGCAAGGGAGCTAGATTACCATGCCTCACACCGTACTGATACAAGACAAATTGCACATAGCAACTGTTTTGCAAACATAGTTTATTTGCACAGTCGATTAATTCAACAATTAACTGATGGTGAAATTAGCATTATTGATGCACGCTGACGCTTCAACTCACATGCCTGCTTCATCTGCGCGCCTTTTAACTTGCTTAAGCTCCTCCAGCACCTCTGCCATGTTGGGTCTCTCCTCCACGTCCTCCATGAGGCACCTGACAGCAAGCTCCCCAATCCTGTCGAGGCACTCCATGTAAACTTGAGACTGAGCACTGCCATGATCAGCTGGCAAGATGTCACTGTCGTACATCCCTCTCTTGTTCCCGCCGTCGCGCTTCCAGGGCTTGACGAACTCTATAGGGAGGCTCTTATCACCATCATACCTCGCCGTCTTCCGGGTGATGAGCTccacgagcaccacgccgaagctgtagacGTCGCTCGTCTCCGTGAAACGCCCAGTCTTCATGTACACCGGGTCTAGGTAGCTGATATCCGCTACCACGGACCTGGAGTACATTCCCATGGCCAACAGCTTGGACGACCCGAAGTCGGAGACCTTGGGCTTGAGGTCGTtgtcgaggaggatgttggcAGACTTGACGTCGCCGACGTGGTCCCCAACGGAAGCCTCTACGACGTGCCCCATTTATGAAATTATTAATTTCCTTTTTACAAGAGGTATTACCAAATTGTAACTAGAGAGGTACCAAATTTTGCTACCTCCCTAAGTAAAAAAAGGACACTGCTTTGAAAGATGAGGAAACTATATGTTTGTAGGCATCATCATGCTTGTGAGgtttaattaagaaaaataaaccTAAATAGAGATGCATGCGTCATAGAtatttcagcaaaaaaaaaatagaaacatcTTCATTTTAGTAACTAAACTGAAATACCAATTGATAAGAACTTGGGAGACGAAAGTTAATTAGTAGTTAATTACTCGCCAACTATCGCGACTGCATATCCTGGAATTATGGGCTGACATCCCTTTTCACTTTTACCATCACCTCTGTGCCCAAATTTGCATTTGCACGTGTAATTACCTTCCGTGTCGTGGCAAATACTACCACTGCCGCAATGATATTTTTTCTCGTACAATGAAGAATTGTTTTTCCGAAGTTCGCACTCGTTAATATCTGCATAATATggatatatatacacacactgtTAAAAGTTTGTCCCTCGGAACGTTCAAAGCAATTGCTTTTGTCAGCCATTTACAGCGATACTATTTTACCATTCATTAATCATCCATGTTGTCCAAGATTATTAGTAATATCATTAATTATACTCACTCCATTAGTAGTTCGATTTAGGTTCATCATTCCTTTGAACCTCAGTGTCAATTTGATCTCTAATTTTTAAAGTAGATTTCCAAAATATCCTTGGTGGTGTCACAGCTGGgaaacccctttagtaccggttcccaaccccctttagtactggttgtgcaACCGGCATTGCTACTTTAGTACTAAAGGGAGGGccgtttagtaccgggtgaaataACTAGTACTAAAtgggtattaaaaaaataaatcaccCCACCCGAGCCCGAGCCCTGTCGGCTCGAGtttggcccccgccgcccctctcGCCCAGAccccgctgccctcccgccaccaccaccctcccACTGCCCTCCCGCCCGggccccaccgccgctccttgcccagccccgccgccctcccgcaGACGCTCCTTGCCCGGCCCCGCCACCCTCCCACCGACGCACCACGGCGCCTTCGGCCACTAGCGCCTTACCTCCCCGCACCCGCAGATGGGTATCTCGCCTTCGGGCCGTCAGGTGTGAGGCTCACTCGCCGGCACAAGGCTGAGAGTGAgagtgggagggagggagtgagagaggagggagatcgGCGGGCCaagagtgagagagggagggggagcggataaGGAGAAAGGGGAGCGGGAATGGGCCGGAGGAGTGGATGgagctcctttagtaccggttaggagCTTCAACCAATATTAAAGGTCATTATTTAGTACCaagtggagcctccacccggtactaaaggggatcacGGGGCGCACCTTGGGAACTAACCGTTAAACCTATTAGGTCAAAAATCAACTGGTACTATGAGCTAGGACCAATGCTTAGTTTTCTAGTAGGGTGTTTTGATATTGCTTAGACGATTAGCATCGTGTTCCAATTCAAGGCGGCGATCTATCTCAATTTTAGATAGATTATAGATGTTTTAGATTTTCCATAGTGAGTAATCTAGAATGAACTAGACTTCTACTTTTTGAAGTATATTGCAATTGCCTCGTTGTAGATGTTTCATGCTAACTGAATGAATTGTGGAGTTGATCGAAAACTGCATGAATCTATGATTTGGAATGTGTACGGTAAGCTATTGTCGGATAACCTCTCCGAGCTGTCAACAACAGGTAAAATAGATGCAAAGAAAACGGATATAATTGAAGCTACATGCAAAATAAATGTGGGCTAACTTTTGCATCCGTCGTTGATGTAGGGGTTGCCCTCGTACCCCTCCGAGCAGTTGCATAGGTACCCAGGCTCCTGTGTAGCATTGACACAATAGCTATGGGTGCTAACACAAGCGGAAGCTTATGCACCGCCATCCTCTGTCATTATCTGGCAAGACCCACCACTCCTGATGGCCCAGTCAAGCACCATAGGGACATTTATATCATCAAATAACAATCCACTCCGGATCAGAAAAGTATTTTTTCCAACACCAGTGAGGTCTTTCCTGCTGAAGTTGTACCTAAAAACATATACAAGATCAGATTGCTCTGGAAAAATGCATGCCGCGCCATTTCAGGTTACACGTCATTACGAAAGCtacaagttttttttataacaCCCCGTTCTCCAAAGCCGTACCgcccaacccttccgaggggTGGGCACGCGTACATATAGCACCCTACTTACATTTTCGTCTTCGCTTCGTGTAAAAAGGTTAACCCGAGACGCTATGATTGGTTGACAAAGGATTATAAGTTGGCTctacccttgctcaactagcaatgtggtactaaacatgcgcacctacgctaatgggccacactagaccaaccaaattgggtcggGTGTCACACTTTTTTCCACAATTATGCAAAAAGAGAACAAAAGGGAGTAGTTTTGACATGACTGAGTCTCTACCCTTCTATGGTGTCTGATGGCTGAGCCAGTTTTAGGataaaaaaactcgacctgTAGGGGGTTAGCCTCCAGGCAATGCATTAAGAAGAAGATCTTCTCACGCAGGTCCAGTAAATCCTTAGTACCAAGTGAAGCTCCCCTCTGGTACTAAAGGTGCCCATGGGGGCCTTCTCGAGTACTATCCATTAGACCCGGTACTATGCTAACATTAGTATCGGGCTAAAAGTGACCGGTACTTAAACTTCGGAATGAGAGGtcctttttctagtagtgagaGCGGTCTTTCTCTTTGGCGTTTGTTTGGATAGGAGTGGATTGAAGTGGAATGGGAGGGATTGGAGGGAAAATTTGTTCATTTAAGACTCCATCCCCTTTGTTCCACTCAATATTCTTCTATCAAACAGATAAACCCTTGGGTATTTTTATATACACTCATGGTGCATGACACAACTCTTGATAATGTAGCAAGTATTATGTGACGAAACATAATTAGCACTATGGCATATAGATAACTGTGCTATGGCATATAGATAACTGCACCATCATGTTGGTTACCTACTCAcaaaattttaatttaaaattcaacttgtatgcaaaaaataaaaaagataaatctcaTTAGGGGTATATTGGATCAAATAAAATAATTTAGGGGTAAATTATGGCTAAATTTTGTTGAGGGGTTAGATGGACAAAGCATATAGGCGAGGGTAGtaaaatgtattttttttttcctttgttttttgtCGACGGAAAAACGGCTTGCGGACGAAGGACTTTGGGCTGCTTGTGGTTGGCGGGCCGTTTCGGGCCTGTTTAGATGTATACGCATACGCTGGGCCGCTGCTGGATCACCCCAAGATGCATTACATACAGTCCTCTAGTTTGGGCCTTCTTAGCTGGCTGGCCCGCATTAGAGAAAGAATTCGTCAAATTATCCCATTTTTTGGGCAAGATCAGATTGACAAATTTTAGCTGCTGAGAATGAGAGATCAAAATATTAACGTAAAAAATGGCCGTACACGCTGACAGAATGCCCACACTTAAgtgcataaaaaataaaataaaaaatcggCGAACTGATAGCTTGGTGTCACAGTCGTGCAATGCTTTGCCATTCACAAAAttgtaaaaataaaatgaaagaaATTGCTCCAGCACATGCATATcctgccaaaaaaaaacacGCCTTAGCTCCTGGCTACAAATTAAGTGCTTAAACATTTTTCCATCCACAATTCCACAGATGAAATATAAGAGCAAAATGTCACCCTCGCAGAGGAACAGCACTCAAgacgccaaaaaaaaaataaatgttaaCGGAAAAGATACGTATAAACACTAGAAAAAATCTGCACATGTTTCCTGTCCTCTTAAGCTTGTCGATGAATTTGGGCCAAATGTTCATATTCAGGAAATGCCTCTGCGATCCGCTCGACTAGGCTGCCCGGCAACGTTTGGGCCTGCAAAGCGGGCTGGTTCTGCACCAGACAGAGGATCACTTGTTGCACGTCCACTTCATCCAGAGAACCTGCACTTGCTCAAAGAGAGAAAAATATATGGTCACAAAACCATCCCATTTTTTTTAGGTAAAAGAACATACAAATAAAAACAATGCAAGAAGTTTACCCAATTCAATGTCTTGGGTTTCCTCATCCAGATCTCCTTCCTCGACAACCTCGATCGACTCACCCGCAGCCGCCAGCGCATATCGTTCAAGGAATTCTTCCTCCGTCTCTTCTCGCACATCATCATCCTCCGAATCCTAATTGCATTGTTTATTTTATCTTTCGTAGTACGCTTAAGCGTGACAGGAAAAGATAGAAAGAATAATTCTAGATTATGTTTGTTACCTCATCGTCATCGTCAgtatcttcctcctcttcctcatcatcaagatcttcagcgccatcgtcgtcgtcgtcattaTCCCCATCCTCTTGAACTTCCTTCAGCTGAATGCAAGATTCCATCAATGATACATAGCAGTCTTGCAACAGTTTAGTACCACCCATGGAAAGGACCAGGAGACGCTCGATCACAGTCGATAACGTTAGCACTGCATGAAGGTAGCAAACAGTGAAAAGCTGACCAACTTTGTAAGATGACAGAAAATATCAACAAGATTAAACATAGCAGTGATCTGTACATAGCTACTTACAAGCTAATTTGATCTCAGATTCAGAtgacaggccaggactgaatgAGCTGCTTGAGACTTGTGCCAATGCAGATGCCCAGATTGCATAACCATTACCATCATAGTTGTTCAAGACTTGTTCAATGACATCTGGATAGCAAATGTAGCATGACGAAATTGCCAGCAAAAGTGGTTTCCATATCCCAGCAGGACTGTCAGATATAGACTTGAAATGGGAAAATGCTGCTTGCGCAAAGGATACAGCAACAGTCTTTCTAGCATCTTCTGTTCCAAGGGAGAAATTTGGAGCATGCAGTAGCGTATGGATGCATGAGCATGCCCTCCATGTGGCAGATGGGTAGGCTGCAATGGCCCTCGTGACAAAATTAGAAACCCGACCAATGATTGAACTCTGTGAACCATTTTCAGACTGCGAAGGAAGCATTTTTAGGAAGAAACCGGTGAGGTCAAATCTTTGGTGGAAATTGACAGCTTCTTTAATTGTATTGAAAACTTCCTGatcctccatctcctcccaGGAGTCCCAGTTAGCAATAGTGTCAGCCCATACAACTACTAGTTCAAAGACCTTCATACTTGCAGTTTCTTCCATGCAAGTCACAGACCTCATGACAAACTCAAGTAACACAGAAGCATCATTTACGCATGACGGAGGCGGCAATGCAGAACAAGAGTTCTCCTGAACTGGCAATAACCAAGCTTTTTGTAGCAGCAACGAAAATGTTTGAGCAATAGCAGACTGGCCTGACTGCCAGACCCTCTTTTCATGTTTCTTGTTTTCATCTGGCGCAGAGCTCTCCCAAGCTTGAGCCATCGCTACCAGTGAAGCAAAACCCTGTTCAACAACCTAAATAGCACATACATTTAATAGTGTGGTTGGGATTTCCTTCAGTAGTTCCACATGAATGGTTGATGGTATTAATTATTCCACTGAAAGAAGTTTACAAGTTGGATTCAGATTCTTCTCTCCGATTTTAGTTTGAATGAGTATAGCTAAACCGTAATTTCCAGAAGGCATGTAGTAATTTTATTTATATGGAAGTAATAATTGGTCAAATGATTAAAAGCAAGCAATGATGATTTAACCTGCTTGCACAAAGTATCAAAATATTGGACACATAGAAGATGGATGCACTATTACCTGAGGCCAGGGCTCTGGAACAGGGGGCAGGAGCTTCATTATGGTATTGGCAATGTTAGACACAATTTCAGGAATATGAGGCATAATTTTTTCTTGCCCACCCTCAACTATAGTGCCCAGAAGCTTAAACAGAAGAGCAGACTCATTTTCATCTCCAGTACTTATTCTTTTCACAACCGTTTGCAAAAGAACGAGCCAGTCAGGTGGAGCATAACTGTTCTGCCAAATGCACAGAGAAAATACCTCAGTTTACATTTCCAGGGGCAGGTGGACCACATTGAAAAATACAACGTTGACTGTTACCTCAATGAGTTCTGCAATAGCACCAGAAGCAGAGGCATAAACTGGATAGCAAGTTATATCCTCCACATCCTCCATGGTCAACGCCTTCATTAAGGAATGATAAATACTCTTGCTCATGGCCTACAGGTAAGCAAATAAAAATTAGAAAGTCAAATATACAATGTACAAGAATATACATATTACATGAAACCTTTTACTCTGATACAGTATTTCCTATGAGATGAAGAAATTAAGAAACAAGGAAGTAACCTCTGGTAGGCATATCGCAAGCTGTCCAATAACCCAATTAGCTGTTGAAATCAGATATGGGCTGCATGGATCCAACGAATACAATGGAAGAATCCGATTCCTGATCAATGTAAC containing:
- the LOC101784000 gene encoding uncharacterized protein LOC101784000 → MEIETSAAPAAAVAGDELRRLLAATLSPDKASVDAAAAGLDRAAADPRFPLAILAVAAGDGDQGVRVAAATYLKNFTRRNMEGSLSSSELYKEFRDQLAQALLRVEPAILRVLIEAFRPVVEKDFVKNNLWPELTPQLKLVIQSSNLISPGQHPEWNTINALKVLQSVVRPFQYFLNPKVAKEPVPQQLEQIAAEILVPLQVTFHHFADKVLLSPDEARMEYEQLLLITCKCMYFTVRSYMPSRMKQILPSFCKDMLRILDSLNFNSLPEDGALVRLKIAKRCLIIFCALVTRHRKHADDQMPHIVNCAIKISKQSINLSKLDSLPNRIFSLAFDVISRVLETGPGWRLVSPHFSSLLDSAIFPALALNEKDIAEWEEDTDEYVQKNLPSELDEISGWTEDLFTARKSAINLLGVIALSKGPPVASAASKRKKGDKSKGKSERSSIGELLVIPFLSKFPIPSHGENASSIAVRNYFGVLMAYGGLQDFLTEKKDLTVTLIRNRILPLYSLDPCSPYLISTANWVIGQLAICLPEAMSKSIYHSLMKALTMEDVEDITCYPVYASASGAIAELIENSYAPPDWLVLLQTVVKRISTGDENESALLFKLLGTIVEGGQEKIMPHIPEIVSNIANTIMKLLPPVPEPWPQVVEQGFASLVAMAQAWESSAPDENKKHEKRVWQSGQSAIAQTFSLLLQKAWLLPVQENSCSALPPPSCVNDASVLLEFVMRSVTCMEETASMKVFELVVVWADTIANWDSWEEMEDQEVFNTIKEAVNFHQRFDLTGFFLKMLPSQSENGSQSSIIGRVSNFVTRAIAAYPSATWRACSCIHTLLHAPNFSLGTEDARKTVAVSFAQAAFSHFKSISDSPAGIWKPLLLAISSCYICYPDVIEQVLNNYDGNGYAIWASALAQVSSSSFSPGLSSESEIKLALLTLSTVIERLLVLSMGGTKLLQDCYVSLMESCIQLKEVQEDGDNDDDDDGAEDLDDEEEEEDTDDDDEDSEDDDVREETEEEFLERYALAAAGESIEVVEEGDLDEETQDIELGSLDEVDVQQVILCLVQNQPALQAQTLPGSLVERIAEAFPEYEHLAQIHRQA